DNA from Peromyscus eremicus unplaced genomic scaffold, PerEre_H2_v1 PerEre#2#chr22_unloc_1, whole genome shotgun sequence:
GCAGGGTCCCTCTACGTGACCAGAAGCCCGCCGTGAGAAACACCGGCCAGTTTTTCCCACACTCGCGGGAAGGGTAAGGAAGGgcgagggaggggaggggctcgCCTGGAACCCCTAATTACCAGGGACGCGGCTCCGCCCACCCGCACCCCACAGCACCCCCAGCTCGCCAGGCTCCACCTTCCACCCTCTCGGGGTCCTTCTCACCGTTCTGAGCCCCCCAGACTCCGTCCACCGTCGCTCCGCCCGGCATCGGCGGGGGAGCGCGGCCCCTTTAAGAGGAGCCCCCTCCACTGCGGACGACGCCCTTCGCAACCCGCGGCCCCGGGCTGCACTCGGCCCCGCCCCCAGCGCTGCTATTGGCCAATGCTCCTGCCACTCGCAGGTCTTTGCCGTTGGAGGGGGCGGGACCACGGCCTGGGCGCGCCGAGCCGGGTTTCTTAAAGGGACCGCTTCTGGCCGCACCGCGTTGGTTTCCCAGGGACGCACCGCGTCGGGGACATGGGGCACCCCCGCTTTGAGTTCACACCTCAAGAAGGCCGCTCCCCCTGCAGGCGAcgcctctgtctcctctccccaaGGAATCTTAAATACTTATTTGAGACCGGCTCACACTTTGGGAGGCCTGGCAAGCCTAGaggtcactctgtagaccaggttggcctcgaactcaagaccgtccttcctctgtgctggggttacaggcgtgcgccgccaTGAGCAGCcttcatttttaatgtgttatTGGGGCAGGACGCATGCGTGCACGGCGcatctgtggaggtcaaaggacagcctgCTTCCTGGAGTCGGTTCTTGCCTCCCTCCACGGAGGGGTTGGCCGCAAGCGCCTTTACACCCTGATGCGTCTCACCAGCCGCTAGACAGGCTTTAACGTGAAGCCTCCATGAGCCCATCCACAAAATGGAGGTCTAACCGCGtccgttcattcattcattcattcactcactcctTCATTCAGCCACACCCTCTTAGCCCTTCCGTAGTCTAGGCGATTTCAGAATCAGGTGGCGGCCCAACATTCTAAGATTAGAATTAATAGTTGCCCGGGTTTGGAGCAAAATCCCTGGATGTTTCTCactcggggtggggggtggggggaagaatcGGGTTTATTTCACAAAACCGTAAAGAGCACGGAGCAGGGATGGGTAGACACATGCTCTGCAGGCCCGGGGAAGGGGCAGAGCTGGAAACGGGGCCTTAGAGTTGGGTTTTTGAGGATGTACAGGAGTTCAAAGAAGGCTGTGAGGGAGACAGCCTCTTCCTCCACCTTAGTCCAGACCTCAAATCATTCCTTcaactgggcctcagtttctcctccttccccccaacTTTTGTGCCTGGCTTGCCCCTGCTTCTAAACGGCCCCCTCGGTCACCACCAATTTCAGGAACACCCCTCAGTCTTAGAAACGGAGGTTTTTATTGGTTTTGGTCCACACAATATTTCACATTATCTGGCGGCGCAGGGGCCCCCGCGGGTCAGGGGCGGCACTTTCGGAGGCGGGTGGGCCCAGCACAGCTCATCGGCCCAGtgcaggaggaggtgggaggtggaaACCCAGAGGCATCGCCTCACTCAGccacaggcctcagtttccccactgggCAAGGGAGAGTGAGGTCTGAGGGTCTTGGGAAAACAAACGCAGTCCCTCAGAAGGCCGCAGTATTTAAGGCCCAGGTGCACCCCCACACCTGGGGGGGcggcaaacaaaacacaaaacccctGTTTTCTTTCACTGAAACTGCCTGCAATTTCTATGGGTCCGCAAACCACAAACTGAAGAGATGAAGAAACCGGAAACTCTTTGGGGCCAGCCTCTCCCACAGCCTGCTGGGAAATCCACAGCCTGGCTACCCCATCGAGGACCCCATGTTCCCTGCTGGGTGGGTCAGTCCTGGGAAAGAAGCAAGGCATGATGGGAGAAGAGGGTGCATAGCTAAAGCAGGCCTGTCCTTCCAGCcctcaggagctgaggcaggaggattgcagtgagttccagaccagagaGGGCCACAAAGTGAGGCccagtttcaaaaaaacaaaacaacacaatgaaaacacagaagaaaaaaaaaaaagaaagaaaagaaacgcGCACAGGGATGCTGATGTGGGGAGCCAGCACCCTTGGGTGCTCAGTAGCCCGCCTCCTCCTGGCAGTAGGCCAGGTACTCAGGGCCCTCGCCACGGCCGTCACCCTCCACGGGAGCCCCGTCGGCTGCTGGGCCCTGTGGGCAATACTTGGGGTCGTATATCTGCCGCCCCAGCCCGAAGACCTGGCCGCTCTGGTTGGCGCCCTGCGTGTAGCCCATCTGCAGGGACATGGAAGAGTTGTCGCACTTGTCGGTACCCAGCTTGGTGTCGTAGATGTGCCTGCGGGTCCCTGGAGCCGTCATGCCCACCTAGAGAGGGGGAGGGGCTCAGAAGGGGGACCTCTTAATTCCTTCGATATCCACCCCCCTGCAGTTCCCTACAGGATTTCCAAAGCTTAGCTAAAAccgtttttgtttttggtttggagaaagggtcttacgtagcccaggctcgcctcaaactcactatgtagccaaggatgactctgaactcctgattctcctgcctccactttctgggtgctgggatggcaggcgaGCATGTCACTGCCCAGTTTATGCCATGCTGGGATGGAAGCCAGAACCTCACGCATGCTAGAACACTCTCCACGCTGCGCCTCGCCCGGCTCCTGacacctcagcactcaggaggccgaggcaggcttGCTGAGAGTCTCACAGCCCGGCCCTGTCTCAAACCCAGCCCTCtgcacaaaaatgaataaaacatccaTGTCCCACTTTCTCCTTGGCAGCTAGGAAGCCCTCCACCTGGGACAGAGACTTCCACAACGTCTGAGGTTCCCCAAACCCCAGGGACACAGGCATTCAACTTAACAAAACCAGTGAGGCTATCAGATGCGGATGGACATCTGGGGGAAACCGAGGCACAGAGCGGGTGGGTTGTCAGGTCTGAAAGCACACACAGTGAGCAAGACACAGAGTTGAGTCTAGAATccctgaggcagggggacagCCGGGGCCTGGGGCAGGACTCACCTGGCTGGCACATTTGTTGGTGCCCATCTGGAGGCTGATGGTGCAGTGGTCCATGGGAGGCAGGATGTGGTTCTTAGGGTCGTAGAGATGGCGTCTGGTGCCATAGGCAGTCATGCCGGACTGGCTGGCACACTTGTTGGTGCCCATCTGCAGGGGACATGGCAGGGTTCAGGGTGCAGCTGCCAGGCTCTAGCGCAGCGGATCTCGGCCTTCCTGACGccgggaccctttaatacagttcctcgtgttctggtgacccccaaccataaaattattttcgtttcTACTTCacaactaattttgctactgttaggaaccataatgtaaatatctgatatgaaaccCCCGGGGAAAGGTCGTTCGggcccaaaggggtcgtgacccacaggctgagaaccttTGGCCTAGACCCTCCCTGGAATTCAAGGGGCCAGGGCATGTCCAGGCTGCTGCGGCACCTACCTGCAGCCCAATGACACACTGGCCGGCCTTCATGGTGGCGTCATCAAAATTCCTCTCTTGTTTCTCTGAGTATTTGACCCCGATGTCCACACCACTCTGCAGCCCCTTGGTCTTGGcctgggtgggggtgaggggggccagGGACCCTGAATTCAGGTTCAGTGGATACAACGCCCCAGAAACATATCCAGTTCCTACAGGTGCCCGGCCCTGCCCTTCAGACCCAAGCCACCCATCCAACCCCACACACAGGGACTCCTGGTGGCCTCTCTGCCACCTTGCTGTGCCCTCGGCCTTAAACCCTGTTCTACCCACCTTTCCAGTTTCTTGTTGAAAGGTGGGAGATTCTAGACAGCAaatctctcccctccctgcctctcacATCAGACGGAGTGGCTTGTGTTTGTCTGGCTCATCTGCGCGTTGACACCAGCTCCTCGCTGTGTGACACTGGGCTGCCCACCAACCCTCTCTGGACCTTACCTTTCCCGCCAGTGCAAGCAGAGACACTTGCACCTGCGTCATATTCCCGCTCTCAAACAGGTCATTGGCCTCGAACAGGTCCACGGGGTTCATGCCATAGCTGACCATGGCCTTGATGAAGTTGGAGAGGTTTTCTAgctgggaggaggcaggggaagagCAGTGAGCAGGGACGCTGGTGTGCACGTGGGCTGGGCAGGCCGTTCCCACTGCTACTCGCCAGCCCTCACCTGGTGCCAGTTCTGCATAGAGCGGTTAATCTTGGGGACAGAGCCTGGCTGCAGCTTGTTCATGAGTCTGGGAAGAAATGACCCAGGACCCTCCATTGGCATCCCGACCTCAGCAAGCTCATGAAGCCTCtacccagcctcagtttccctttagCTACCCAGCAAACAAAGCTGTTGACCATGGATGCTAGGAATGTAATCTTGAACCGTGGGGTTTTAGGGGAATCTGAGaattttgactgtttttttttttttttaaacatttacttacttatttattatgtatacagtgagtgttctgcctgctggccagaagagggcaccagatctcattacggatggttgtgagccaccatgtgggtgctgggaattgaactcaggacctctggaagaacagccagtgttcttaacctctgagctatctctccagccctatggtttttttttttttttttttttttttttttttttttttttttaatgtgcacaaCTGTGGAATCTTCCTAGGGCAGATGCATAGCATGGAGAAACTTCCAGAAGCATTAGCCACTGAAGCCGGAAGGAGAAGGCCTAGGGGAGGACTGCTCACAGTCGGGGCATGTAGAGAATGCCATAGGACAAGGAAACCTCAGACAGGGACAGACAAATGAGACCAGAGACTGAATACTGCAGGGAAAGGCAACCAGCGGCCAGACAGAGGGCTGAGAGGTTAGGGTGCTTGTCGCTGTTCCacgccctgggttcagttcccagcactcatgtcagatggctcatagccagctccaggggatcggagtgccctcctctggcctctga
Protein-coding regions in this window:
- the Cnn2 gene encoding calponin-2 encodes the protein MSSTQFNKGPSYGLSAEVRNRLLSKYDPQKEAELRSWIEGLTGLSIGPDFQKGLKDGVILCTLMNKLQPGSVPKINRSMQNWHQLENLSNFIKAMVSYGMNPVDLFEANDLFESGNMTQVQVSLLALAGKAKTKGLQSGVDIGVKYSEKQERNFDDATMKAGQCVIGLQMGTNKCASQSGMTAYGTRRHLYDPKNHILPPMDHCTISLQMGTNKCASQVGMTAPGTRRHIYDTKLGTDKCDNSSMSLQMGYTQGANQSGQVFGLGRQIYDPKYCPQGPAADGAPVEGDGRGEGPEYLAYCQEEAGY